A genome region from Erigeron canadensis isolate Cc75 chromosome 3, C_canadensis_v1, whole genome shotgun sequence includes the following:
- the LOC122593982 gene encoding benzoate carboxyl methyltransferase-like yields the protein MVMENILHMNVGNGESSYANNSFLQEIVMQKALPILKHSTIKVIANHDTVFGDQCFKIADMGCSSSKNTLLVVSNIIDIVHEVCKEINRKAPQFQAFLNDLFGNDFSNIFKMLPEFYANIKNEKGKHFGPCFVSVVPGSFYHRLFPDQSLHLIHSSYSNHWLSQVPKGLKNNTLNIYMGKTSPQDVFRAYGKQFQADFTKFLQMRSEEILRGGCMVLTFIGRSTDDPTSDDCCSLFGLLAQSLIDMAKEGLVRESDIRSFNMPLYFPCEDEVRNVIEDEGSFSLDKLTNFHVNWDPYDTDYTNTNDLSEPATHCHGTNTAKVLRAVTEPLLTSHFGSFIIDDLFRRYGKHVAKHLAIKKTRHFNLAISLTKK from the exons ATGGTGATGGAGAATATCTTACACATGAATGTTGGTAACGGAGAATCAAGCTATGCCAACAACTCGTTTCTTCAG GAAATAGTGATGCAAAAAGCACTGCCGATTCTAAAGCATTCGACAATAAAGGTTATTGCGAATCATGATACCGTGTTTGGTGATCAGTGTTTTAAGATTGCAGACATGGGATGCTCATCTAGCAAAAATACACTATTGGTTGTATCTAACATAATTGATATAGTCCACGAGGTTTGTAAAGAAATTAACCGTAAAGCACCACAGTTTCAAGCGTTCTTAAATGACCTTTTTGGGAATGATTTTAGTAACATTTTCAAAATGTTACCGGAATTTTATGCAAATATTAAGAATGAGAAGGGAAAACACTTTGGCCCTTGCTTTGTTTCAGTGGTTCCAGGTTCGTTCTATCATAGACTTTTTCCAGACCAAAGTTTGCACCTTATTCATTCCTCTTATTCAAATCATTGGTTATCTCAG GTACCTAAAGGCCTTAAAAATAATACACTAAATATATACATGGGGAAAACAAGTCCTCAAGATGTGTTCCGTGCATATGGAAAGCAATTTCAAGCTGACTTCACAAAGTTTTTACAAATGCGTTCTGAGGAAATACTACGTGGCGGATGCATGGTCTTAACATTTATTGGTCGAAGTACTGATGATCCTACTAGCGACGATTGTTGCAGTTTATTTGGGCTATTAGCGCAATCACTTATCGACATGGCCAAAGAG GGGCTAGTTCGAGAGTCAGATATTAGGTCATTCAATATGCCACTTTATTTTCCATGCGAGGATGAAGTTAGGAATGTAATTGAAGATGAAGGATCATTTTCTCTAGATAAATTGACTAATTTCCATGTCAACTGGGACCCATATGACACAGATTACACAAACACGAATGATCTTAGTGAACCGGCAACCCATTGCCACGGGACAAACACAGCCAAAGTGTTGAGAGCCGTTACAGAACCGTTGTTGACTTCTCATTTCGGAAGTTTCATCATTGATGACTTATTTAGGAGGTACGGGAAGCATGTGGCAAAACATCTAGCCATCAAGAAAACAAGACACTTTAACTTAGCCATTTCATTGACCAAAAAGTGA
- the LOC122592140 gene encoding uncharacterized protein LOC122592140 — protein MRLKIIKNDKERVRVVCEGKLVVLDPLGQTNLGQTVKDAGVRPVNNLEGLWKPKLLKKNVNKVADGPSDTNVQKSKPKKKNTSGDGPNQVADKDSHVNKGGRGHKTNPDLFTCPWTIHVSKIKGSATWMVQTCKEEHKCLQSRSIKQCTSTFLAKNIIQQIEGNPDIPGRALQEELQQKFRIGLSKQKAQRAKKRTKDEPTRVFKRSYICLGALKRGYKSAGRELLGLDGAFMSGPFPGQVLTAVTLDSNNAIYPVAYVVVEAETLNSWTWFLECLGEDLDLERNSNFTFISDRQKGLIPALAKVFPCAEHRYCVKHIHENMKLQWRGTTFKNHLWRCATTSTIQEFTKYMLEFKRFSEPAHNWLAKIPLKHWSRSHFSERAKSDVLLNNMCEVLNSKLVKGREKPIIFCLEFIREYLMISIGNVCKVIDKSTDQCVVNIDEMSCTCRRWEITGIPCKHAIAVNWDIVNNQIPVDVPEAWVDPIYRMTTWKFM, from the exons atgAGA ctgaaaattataaaaaatgataaagaaaGAGTTAGAGTAGTCTGTGAAGGAAAATTAGTTGTTTTGGATCCACTTGGTCAAACAAATTTGGGCCAAACTGTGAAGGATGCAGGTGTAAGGCCAGTCAATAATCTAGAAGGGCTTTGGAAGCCcaagttgttaaaaaagaatGTGAATAAGGTAGCAGATGGGCCTAGTGACACAAATGTCCAAAAGAGTAAGCCCAAGAAGAAAAATACAAGTGGGGATGGGCCTAACCAAGTGGCAGACAAAGATTCCCATGTGAATAAAGGAGGTAGAGGACACAAAACTAATCCAGATTTGTTTACTTGTCCATGGACTATACATGTGTCCAAGATCAAGGGATCTGCTACTTGGATGGTCCAAACATGCAAGGAAGAGCACAAATGTCTTCAATCAAGATCTATTAAACAATGCACATCCACATTTCTGGCCAAGAATATCATTCAACAGATTGAAG GTAATCCTGACATACCAGGGAGAGCATTGCAAGAAGAACTCCAACAGAAATTTAGGATAGGTTTATCAAAGCAAAAAGCACAGAGAGCTAAGAAAAGAACAAAAG ATGAGCCTACCAGAGTtttcaagagaagttatatttGTTTAGGAGCATTAAAGAGGGGTTATAAGTCTGCTGGTAGGGAGTTGTTGGGCCTTGATGGGGCATTTATGTCTGGCCCTTTCCCAGGACAAGTATTGACTGCAGTTACACTTGACTCAAACAATGCTATATATCCAGTGGCCTATGTAGTTGTAGAAGCAGAAACCCTTAACTCTTGGACTTGGTTTTTAGAATGCCTGGGAGAAGATTTAGATTTAGAGAGGAATTCCAACTTCACTTTCATAAGTGATAGACAAAAG GGCCTCATTCCAGCTTTAGCAAAAGTCTTTCCATGTGCTGAACACAGGTACTGTGTAAAACACATCCATGAAAATATGAAGCTGCAATGGAGAGGTACAACTTTTAAGAATCATCTGTGGAGGTGTGCAACTACATCAACTATCCAAGAATTTACCAAGTACAtgcttgaattcaaaagattcagTGAACCTGCACACAACTGGTTAGCCAAAATCCCACTTAAACATTGGAGTAGATCACACTTTTCAG AGAGGGCTAAATCTGATGTGTTGTTGAACAATATGTGTGAGGTACTGAATAGCAAGTTGGTTAAGGGTAGGGAGAAGCCCATAATATTTTGTCTAGAGTTCATTAGGGAGTATTTGATGATAAGTATTGGGAATGTGTGTAAGGTTATAGACAAGTCCACAG atcaatgtgttgttaatattGATGAAATGAGTTGCACATGTAGAAGGTGGGAAATCACAGGAATACCATGCAAACATGCAATTGCAGTTAACTGGGATATAGTGAATAATCAAATACCAGTTGATGTGCCAGAGGCATGGGTTGATCCTATTTATAGAATGACTACTTGGAAATTTatgtaa
- the LOC122593167 gene encoding S-adenosyl-L-methionine:benzoic acid/salicylic acid carboxyl methyltransferase 3-like, whose protein sequence is MGMDAVNVLHMNSGDGESSYANNSLVQETVLREAQPVLRQTIKDIAKSDDMFGQCFKIADLGCSSGPNTLLTASNIIDMVHEASKENNRKTPQFQVCLNDLYGNDFNSVFESLPTFLAKLKEEKGESFGPCFVSAVPGSFYDRLFPDDSLHLVHSSYSLHWLSQVPKGLEKNTSHIYVARTSPTEVFEAYQKQYATDFTMFLQARAKELVPGGRMVLTLMGRKLSDLAIDDCGVGWEVLAQTLLDMAKQGLVKESDVDSFNMPYYNPCEDEIRDVIEKEGSFSLDVVSTFRGNWDALDKDYTSTKASSELSIRHGKNTAKMVRACLEPLLAIHFGSSVIDKLFENYGKRVAEHLAVEKTRHYNIAISLTKK, encoded by the exons ATGGGCATGGATGCGGTAAACGTGTTACACATGAATTCTGGCGATGGTGAATCAAGCTACGCCAACAACTCGTTGGTTCAG GAAACTGTGCTAAGAGAAGCGCAGCCTGTTTTAAGGCAAACAATCAAGGATATTGCTAAATCTGATGACATGTTCGGGCAATGTTTCAAGATAGCGGATCTTGGATGCTCATCTGGCCCGAATACTCTATTGACCGCATCAAACATTATTGACATGGTCCATGAGGCGTCTAAAGAAAACAATCGCAAGACACCACAGTTTCAAGTATGCTTGAATGACCTTTATGGAAATGATTTCAACTCCGTTTTTGAATCGTTGCCCACTTTCCTTGCAAAACTCAAGGAGGAGAAGGGAGAAAGTTTTGGTCCTTGCTTCGTTTCAGCTGTTCCTGGTTCCTTCTACGACAGACTCTTCCCAGACGATAGTTTGCACCTTGTTCACTCCTCTTATAGTCTTCATTGGCTTTCTCAG gtACCTAAGGGGCTTGAGAAAAACACATCACATATATATGTGGCGAGAACAAGTCCAACAGAAGTGTTCGAAGCATATCAGAAGCAATATGCTACTGACTTCACGATGTTCTTACAAGCTCGCGCAAAGGAGCTAGTACCTGGTGGACGCATGGTTTTAACCCTCATGGGTAGAAAGCTATCTGATCTAGCTATTGATGATTGTGGCGTTGGGTGGGAAGTTCTAGCTCAAACACTTCTCGATATGGCCAAACAG GGGTTGGTTAAGGAATCAGATGTCGACTCATTCAATATGCCATATTATAATCCATGCGAGGATGAAATCAGGGATGTTATTGAAAAAGAAGGATCGTTTTCTCTTGATGTCGTGAGTACATTTCGAGGCAACTGGGATGCACTTGACAAAGATTACACGAGTACAAAAGCATCCAGTGAGCTTAGCATTCGTCACGGGAAAAACACAGCCAAAATGGTGAGAGCTTGTTTGGAACCCTTGTTGGCGATTCATTTTGGAAGTTCGGTAATTGACAAGCTATTCGAGAACTATGGAAAGCGTGTAGCCGAGCATCTAGCTGTCGAGAAAACAAGGCACTACAATATAGCTATTTCATTGACCAAAAAATGA
- the LOC122592138 gene encoding probable jasmonic acid carboxyl methyltransferase 2 — MSIEKGLHMNTGNGESSYAKNSYLQESGLQRALPTIHEAINQIANELHGFPRCFKVADLGCSSGQNTLFVVSNIIDKVHSTCKRNNFDVPQFQVFLNDLFENDFNIIFRSLPTFYTKLKKCSPCFVSAVPGSFYGRLFPNESIHLFHSSYSVHWLSQVPQGLENNKLHIYMSKTSPSNVFNAYRMQYHEDFTEFLRMRSQEVISGGRIVITIPGRSIIDPTSDDCCIIWELLARSLVDMVKEGLIQESDINSFNIPYYTPFEDEVRDVIQEEGSFVLGSLNSFALNWEPYNTTNPIRGKKTAKLIRAVIEPMMAAHFGNSAMDMVFNKYEKHLTDHLATKKGMNFSLVISLSKQVVPVRNL, encoded by the exons ATGTCTATTGAAAAGGGTCTCCACATGAACACTGGCAATGGCGAATCCAGTTATGCAAAAAACTCTTATCTTCAG GAATCTGGACTACAGAGAGCACTGCCTACAATACATGAAGCTATAAATCAGATAGCTAATGAGCTTCATGGTTTCCCACGGTGTTTCAAGGTAGCCGATCTAGGCTGCTCTTCCGGACAAAACACCTTATTCGTCGTATCAAACATTATTGATAAAGTCCATAGTACGTGTAAACGAAACAATTTTGACGTGCCACAATTTCAGGTGTTCTTAAACGATCTATTTGAAAATGACTTCAATATCATTTTCAGATCACTTCCAACATTCTATACAAAACTGAAGAAATGTAGCCCTTGTTTCGTTTCTGCTGTTCCTGGTTCCTTTTATGGTAGACTTTTTCCAAACGAAAGCATCCACCTTTTCCATTCCTCTTATTCCGTTCACTGGCTTTCTCAG GTACCTCAAGGCCTTGAAAACAACAAGCTTCATATATACATGTCAAAAACAAGTCCATCAAATGTGTTTAACGCTTATCGGATGCAATATCACGAAGACTTCACAGAATTTTTACGAATGCGTTCTCAAGAAGTAATAAGTGGAGGGCGTATAGTTATAACGATTCCAGGTCGGAGTATCATCGATCCAACTAGCGATGATTGCTGCATTATTTGGGAGCTTCTAGCCAGATCACTTGTTGATATGGTCAAAGAG GGACTGATACAAGAATCTGATATCAACTCGTTTAATATTCCATATTATACACCATTTGAGGATGAGGTTAGGGATGTTATTCAAGAAGAGGGGTCATTTGTCCTAGGTAGCTTGAACAGTTTTGCACTTAATTGGGAGCCATACAACACAACTAACCCGATACGTGGAAAAAAAACTGCAAAGCTCATAAGAGCAGTCATTGAGCCAATGATGGCAGCTCATTTTGGAAATTCCGCAATGGACATGGTATTTAACAAGTATGAAAAGCATCTGACTGATCATCTAGCTACCAAGAAAGGGATGAACTTCAGTTTAGTCATTTCTTTGTCTAAGCAAGTTGTTCCTGTGAGAAATCTGTGA
- the LOC122591320 gene encoding protein SCAI gives MSQSNITTNYSNSNSNLNVPVSEVYWSLVAKADKKFSKIRDLPYYERNRYDTYFYKVFKVYTQLWKFQQENRHKLVEAGLKRWEIGDIASRIGQLYFGQYMRTSEASYLSESYIFYEAILTREYFKDGVLLDLNLANKQLRFLARFLTVCLVLNRREMVYQLVNQLKLLVSDCKRTFQDTDFKEWKLVIQEISKFLKLDTAFMNIRPLRYSLALDLHPDSLPPAANVKRKLKLGDAILCSYHPNEVKFSELTLDNFRMLQSLEWEPSGSFYKSSGTISSGIGTTGGQNGALLGPGRINFSQELSDPTLPPNPRKAILYRPSITHFLAVLATVCEELPPDGVLLLYLSAPGHEANNVQPYMVHPNAASTSPFPSACDKTVNSSETDIMDCSAYHSGGLNLGAKGNGGLNLIYPCDLLPFTRRPLFLVIDSGNSNAFKALSTMVKGEPVAMLLSPVCSSPTHGAIDSCQPSGSQFTSFLTAPLQALLSLLGISGSDLQMDKLNEADKVLSSSLHHWGELLASSDMLHPVWTQVLGDPFIRRLLLRFIFCRAVLALYSPTSNKKEYLPGCSPPLPDPILPVTVSSNEAIGQIAAIFGAAAMFNFPEGPFVK, from the exons ATGTCACAAAGCAATATAACAACAAattatagtaatagtaatagtaatttaAATGTACCAGTAAGTGAAGTATATTGGTCTCTAGTTGCCAAAGCCGATAAAAAATTCTCCAAAATTAGGGATTTGCCTTATTATGAACGCAACAg GTACGATACGTATTTCTATAAAGTCTTTAAAGTTTATACACAACTATGGAAATTTCAACAAGAGAATCGACACAAGCTTGTGGAAGCAGGGCTTAAGAGATGGGAAATAGGGGATATTGCATCACGAATAGGGCAACTTTATTTTGGGCAATACATGAGGACAAGTGAAGCTAGTTATTTGTCTGAATCATATATCTTCTATGAAGCGATACTAACTAGGGAGTATTTCAAGGATGGGGTATTACTGGATTTGAATCTTGCTAACAAACAGCTGAGGTTCCTTGCACGATTCTTGACAGTGTGTTTGGTGTTGAACCGTCGAGAAATGGTGTATCAGTTGGTGAATCAGCTCAAATTGTTAGTTTCAGATTGCAAGAGGACTTTCCag GACACTGACTTCAAAGAATGGAAGCTAGTGATTCAGGAAATATCTAAGTTTCTTAAACTTGACACAGCTTTTATGAATATAAGGCCTCTAAGATATAGTCTCGCGTTGGATCTCCATCCTGATAGCCTTCCACCTGCTGCCAATGTCAAAAGAAAGCTTAAACTGGGAGATGCCATACTTTGTAGCTACCATCCTAATGAG GTTAAGTTTTCTGAGTTGACACTTGACAACTTCAGAATGCTTCAATCTTTGGAGTGGGAACCTAGTGGCTCATTTTACAAATCAAGTGGAACCATTTCCTCTGGCATCGGGACCACTGGTGGTCAAAATGGTGCCCTTTTAGGCCCGGGTCGTATTAATTTTTCTCAGGAGCTTTCTGATCCTACATTGCCACCAAATCCCCGTAAAGCTATCTTGTATCGTCCATCCATCACTCATTTTTTAGCA GTTCTGGCCACCGTGTGTGAGGAGCTCCCCCCGGATGGAGTtctcttactttatttatctgCTCCAG GGCACGAAGCCAATAATGTTCAGCCTTACATGGTGCACCCCAATGCTGCATCTACTTCTCCATTCCCTTCTGCTTGTGATAAGACAGTCAATTCTTCAGAGACAGATATTATGGACTGCTCTGCTTACCATTCTGGTGGCTTAAATCTTGGTGCTAAAGGAAATGGAG GTTTAAATCTGATCTATCCTTGTGACTTACTTCCATTTACAAGAAGGCCACTTTTCCTTGTTATCGACAGTGGCAACAGTAACGCATTTAAG GCATTAAGTACAATGGTAAAAGGAGAACCAGTTGCAATGCTTTTATCTCCAGTATGTTCAAGTCCTACACATGGTGCCATAGATTCTTGTCAGCCAAGTGGAAGTCAGTTTACAAGCTTTCTGACAGCACCATTGCAGGCTTTGCTCAGTCTACTTGGCATTTCAGGTTCTGATCTTCAGATG GATAAGCTTAATGAAGCTGATAAGGTTCTTTCCTCATCTTTACATCACTGGGGAGAGTTGTTGGCATCTTCCGACATGCTCCATCCTGTCTGGACTCAAGTTCTAGGAGATCCATTTATTAGGCGGCTGCTTTTAAG GTTTATATTTTGCCGGGCAGTCCTAGCACTATACTCTCCCACATCCAACAAAAAAGAATATCTTCCCGGGTGTTCACCCCCTCTCCCGGACCCAATCTTACCTGTGACTGTCTCTTCAAACGAAGCAATTGGACAAATAGCCGCTATATTTGGTGCAGCAGCCATGTTTAACTTCCCAGAGGGACCATTTGTCAAGTAG